The Arthrobacter caoxuetaonis DNA window CCCCGAGTACGACATCCCCAATTTCTACGGTCTCGATGAGCGTGGCCAGAGCAGCGTCATTGAGCTGTACGGGACATTCGACCGGGTTCCACCGCCCGGGCAACCGTCCACCGGGTATATCGTGCTCGGGCCCGGGGAGTCGGTCGGCTACACGGCGACAGCCGAGAATGAGTTCCTGGAGACCCTGACCGAAGTGAAGTACTGGCACTCCTCCAACGGGCTCGCGTCGACGTTGATCAGTTTCCCGGATGAATACATCCTGGACTGCTCTGTTCCCTACGAAACGCCTGACGCCAGCATGTCGATCCCCAACACGTTCACAGGGTGAGCGAGTAGCGGCCGCAGCGGCATGGGGTTGAAGAGTGCGTGGTGAGAGATTCAAACCTCTCCGCACACATAGAGGGTGCGGGCCACGAACGGCCCACCACTTCGAACCCTCGAAAGCAGGCCCTCGTGTTTACCGTAATAGCCTCCGCCGTCTTCCTGGTCGGCGGCCTGATCGTCCTCTCCCTCGGGCGGAAGCTCAAGAAAGCCAACGCCAGCGGCGAGGACAACGGATTCATCTCCGAGATCCCGTCCATTGCGCCTATCGCCATCGGCACGATCGCCCTGGTCGTCTCGGCGTCCATCCTTGCCTCCGGTGTCTTCACCCAGGTCTCGGCCAAGAACGCCGGCGTCCTGGTCTCCTTCGGCAAGGTTTCGGAGAAGACTCTCTCCCCCGGTCTGCATGCAAAGCTGCCGTGGCAGAAGGTCGTTGAAATCGACGGCACCATCCAGACGGACGAATACCGGGGCGATTCCTGTATCCAGGTCCGCATCGGTGACGGCTCCCAGGCCTGTGTCTCCATCACGAACCGCTGGTCCGTCGTAGAATCCGAAGCCAACCGGGTGTTCCAGGACTTCAAGTCCGATGACCCGACGCTGTCCTTCCGGGACGCTGTCATCAGCACCCAGCTGAAGGCATCCCTGCAGAAGGCCCTGAGCGACTACAACCCGGTAGCCCAGTTCAACGGTGCCAACAAGGACGCCTCCTCGGCTGAGCTGTCCTTCTCCCCCGATTACGACACGGTTTCCCAGGTCGTGGAAGAGGACATGAAGGCCCGCCTTGGCACTGAAGCAATGGCGAAGATCGAGAGCATCACGGTCTCCTACATGCAGCTTTCCGAAAACACGCAGAAGAAGCTTGACGACTACGTCGCGGCGATCGGTGAGACCCGCATTGCCGAGCAGAAGCAGCAGACCGCGGCCGCCCAGGCAGAAGCCAACCGCCAGCTGTCCTCCTCGGTCAGCAACGACCCGAACGTCCTCGTTTCCAAGTGCATGGACACCCTGGCCGAGTC harbors:
- a CDS encoding SPFH domain-containing protein — protein: MFTVIASAVFLVGGLIVLSLGRKLKKANASGEDNGFISEIPSIAPIAIGTIALVVSASILASGVFTQVSAKNAGVLVSFGKVSEKTLSPGLHAKLPWQKVVEIDGTIQTDEYRGDSCIQVRIGDGSQACVSITNRWSVVESEANRVFQDFKSDDPTLSFRDAVISTQLKASLQKALSDYNPVAQFNGANKDASSAELSFSPDYDTVSQVVEEDMKARLGTEAMAKIESITVSYMQLSENTQKKLDDYVAAIGETRIAEQKQQTAAAQAEANRQLSSSVSNDPNVLVSKCMDTLAESAESGYQLPAGFSCWPGTGGSVVIPGTR